TTCATGTCAAAAGACATTACCAATTGAAATGGTAAATACTGTACATTTAAATATAATCGATATTACCATTTAGTGAAAAGTATGTTTCACCCATATCTGGTTTCACCTCCCCTCCGCAGGGATGTCCAAAgtatgaaagaaaatataagctACACATTACCTCCTAAACAATCAGAAAATGCCATGACagtgtatagttttttttactaTGTATTTATTCACAATGAGAAATTGGTCGTTAActagaaatattaaatttacaACTTGAACCTGACCACCATGCGGCGGCTAAATTttgtgataaattttttttatcggtaaagaAATAAAGTTTATGGAGGTTTCACACATTAAGACCTAACCACACAAGCTTCAAAATGTTTTCCCTTGCATATGTAATATTCTGTTTAGttaaacaatgaaaaaattatccaaatatCATACCTGAAACATCTAATCAATATATAAGCATGCTAAAACATATTAATCTTCCACTTAGTGGACTGTCATGTATTTTAGCTTTCTCCATTCTGGTACCAAATGCTTCCCATGTACATCTATTTAACTTAAAACCCATAATTTCCCTACCAAACATCACGAAAAAGCTGGAAACCTTGTTCAATAAAAAAACCATAGCATGTATAGATCCTCAAATGAACACAGGATACTGACCAGCATTTCAGTTACtcagttttttaaaagaagaaacagTATTTCAGTTACATGACAAGGTCAAAAATGGCAAGACCAACGTCTAGTGACAGCATGCCATATATGTGGAAGATGGGAGCCTTTTCAtgcttaaatttttttctattttgtgttTGTGTGCGTGCTTGTGTGcatgacagagagagagagatgccttTTAATTCCACGCCACGCTGAAAAGTTTCCTTCTTTGAACCATCTTTGGCAACTCCCATATCATTAGTTGCAATGCCAATAACCTTGTTGTTTGCATCATATAATATCTGGCCCATTACATAGCTTCAATTACAACTGTCCAGTAGCATGTTGAGTGGTAAAAAGACAGCAAAAATAGGAGTACCTCACTAACAGCAAAACCAGGATATATTTCTACCCCCAATTCTTCAGCTTTCATCCCCATCCAACGTACTAACTGACTTAAACTACATCAGAGGGCCAAAACAGAGCTTGTTCAgaaaatttaaatcatttaatgtGAAAAGAAGGATTCCAAATGGAACATACGAAAGATGAAAGGAACTTAGGGTCGACAAGGATATAAAGCCCAATTTTAGATATCTATAAGCCAAACTAGTAGTTCAAAGATCCCATTCCAGTCTTCTTTCTAATTGTCTACTTTAGCAAAATACTAGGGCACCGACAAGGCTCTGCCAAGTCCACTACAAACCAGCTATTAAACATAAGTCAAGGGTCATAATAGTCACAGTGAGACATAATAAGCATATAACAGAATCTCCCAGAACCATTTCCAGGTAGATTTCAGTTACATATTGCGGTAACTTAATTCAGAGCTCAAGTTCCAAGAGAATTGCAAAgcacaaaaatatcaaatgaaataataataatgcaataTGAATGTGAGGTTCTCTCTTTGAtgtttacaaaataattttaaccaGCCAAAAGAATACTGTGTTCGGCTTAAAACAAATGTTTCTAAATAACTGCCCCATGCATTATACAAGCACATTATATATAACTACCTTATAACATAGTTCCCTTTGTTATTAAAAGGACAAGGAAGTGAAATTGCACGATTCTTTGTAAGATACCAAAACTTGTCAGAAGAAACTGGAACATTTATGGGTGCCTGCAGGTAAATTTGGTAGAGAAtatagattaaaattaaatgaaagaaaaagtgaagTAAATTTAAACATTACTTCAGCCAATGATTTGTTCCTTGTGCTTAATTATTAGCAGATAAACCACATTCCTTCCTCATTTAATCATTTTACCTATTTCTGTGCAGAACCAGAGTACACGACGAAAACATGCAGGTATAGGATAACACTTCTGAACTGGATCAAAAAGGAGCTATCActagatcaatttttttttttttttttatgtcggggaacctctccaaggtagggcccttcggacccacccctgcagagtaaaccccggtcccaTGCACCGCATCCTTGGAAATCACTAGATCAAATTATATAACAGTAACTTTTTCCCAAAGTTATATATAAACACgactttaaatattattgtagaaatattttttttctggatatatattattatgagtAAGACTTTGACATTGTCATTTGCAATGGAGTTCAGAACATGAAAGGAGgattttacctttttttcttaattttttcagttttcccTTCCAAATGATAGCATGAAAAGGCTAAATCATAATCCAGCCCATGGAGAGTGGAACCCCAGGACTCCATCTTTCATAGGAGGAGAACCAACATTAGGCTCCAGGGCCACTGGAACATGTTTCATTCCGAATTTCAAACCATATAGCTTCCCACATGAAacaacactttatttttttgttcaatggGCCCACATAGATGATATAACAAATCCCATGTAGGTAACATGAGCAATAGTTGGTATATAGCAGATTGGCCCTATCTCCCTAAAGTAAATTCAGTGAGTTGCTATGCATAACCTATGTTTTAAAAGACTGATACAGCCATCAATatacaaaaagggaaaaaacaagTTGAAGTAAaactagagagaaaagaaagaggtaCCTCTTCTTGTTTCCACTGAGGAAGAAGTTCATCTAGTGCCCGGGGTTCAAAAACATTCCCAGAAAGGATGTGAGCGCCTAGTATAACATGGAAATGAAAAATGCTGTGGGCAAGAATTGTTTAAGGGCATTGACCTCATAAGAAAGATGAACAAGTCACATTTGAAGTATTGGAAAGAAGAGATTctgattaaactcatttatgCATCATGCATTAGTTATGCTGTCATACTTCATGAGTTTCAGAAgttaacagaaaaaaaaaaatgacaaactctaattcataaccaaatatttataagaaaaactgTCTGATCTATGTGAGAGACAACCTAAAAGACAAAAGCTTTCTTTGTCAGGCAATGCATTCTATCAGCAAATCTCTTCTAAATCATTGTCTAGAATAATTCAtgctttatttttgtctttctcGCAGCTCGGCAGAACCTCCCCCTCAATATATCACCTGTGATCACCTGCGAAGTAACATCTCTAATGGATTTTTTTCCCATACTGTCTGCAACTAGTGCCATCTCCAACTTTTCAAAAATGCATCCATTTATAACTTCATTTTTATCTACGTATAAACTTTGCAAATCTTACAGCATTAACAGCTTTGTTCCGTATCCACTATATTAAGGATATAATTCACATAattaaatctctctctttctattagTTTAAGCTTTTGGAACAAATAGTGATTTCAATAGTATTAGAGTCAGGTTCTTTGACTCtacaatttattcatttaattaaatatgctaAGTGTTGGGTCCATTTATTGGAGGGAAGTCTAGCCTGCACGTAAGGGAGAGTATTAAGGGtatgtttatataattaaatctacttcTTTCCATCAATTTAACCTTTTGGaataagtagtgatttcacaCTGTAGAGATCACTGTGTGAATCATACTATCAACGTTCTTAGATTACAAGACAATACACAGATAATCAGACCAATCACAAATGGTGCGGTAGGGATCTTGGACAGTGAAGGCTAAGATGGAAACTCGCACACTGGAAGCAGATGTAAATTAGAGCCAGCACCCTAACATGAGATGCAAGTGACAAGTGACAGTAAGGTTTCCTCCGAGATACCAAATAGTATTTGAATCACATCCTTTTCCTTTTGTACTGTTGGATAGCATTAGAGCACAAGTCTAAAGATACACAAAGAGACTAATCATTCAAATCACGAAAGAATATtctgaaaaatatgaaaatcgggAGAAGGGAAAGAACAGGAAAAAATGAACTCATTCGAAGTTTTTTGGACAACTTAATCAAAATCCTTTATACTGCTACGTTCCATTAACTTATATATTTCCATTTTCCGAACAAGGTGACTAACTAGATGATAACTGAGGCTAAACAAAGCCAACCCATTCAAAGCCAATCAAAGTGAGGTGTAAAATACCTACTTCAGGACCCTTTTCAACTACACACACCGACAAATCAACACCCTTTTCAGAGCAGATTTGCTTCAAACGTATAGCTGCTGATAACCCGGCCGGTCCTGCCCCAACAATAACAACATCGTACTCCATAGACTCCCGGTCCGATTCACTACTGAAGCTCCTCAATCGACCCACAGAACCATGAACACTCAAAAATGCACCTCCATTTCTCTCAAAGATCCTCAAATTGGCACAATTCAGCCAATATCCACATGAGAAACCCGTACGAAACCCAATCTGGGAGCTGAAGGAACCGAAATTTCGCTCCAAACGGTGAAAGAACGAATACCCATTTGGAGGCCTGGTTAGATTTGCGAAACTGGAATGGTTTATAAGAGACTCCGACGGGCCTGTAGAGATACAAGAAGTGGATTGAGGGGAAGAAGTTGGCCTCGCTGAATTGCAAAGATGCGTGTGCAAGTAGCTGGATGTGTAGGAGAACGACGAGTTTGGCTTTCGTAGAGAGCTGGATTTGGAGGAGATTGAGAGAAGCCTGAGCATGGTTGTGAGAAGCACTAGGAGAAATCAGTCATCGGCAATCTGTCCGGAGCTTGTTCTATCATGCATGAACAAAGGATACAAACAACGATACGAGTGCGTTCGGAGAGGCGCCGTTTCGTACGCTATTGAATAGGAAAATTACCGGTCCGACGGATACCTGGTGGTGTCGAATAAATaactaagaaaataataatacaatgaGATAAGAATAATTGTAGTGTATACCTCTAAATTTATTTGGACAGATACGAATAATCATTTGTCCATtatccatttttcattttcatattttaaatttataaattttttataaaataagagaatattttttataaaatgtgtagatattttttataagatgaaaaatataaaatgatgaataataacttataagaagaatttttcgaTGGCATATGATCCAATTTTTTAAACAGAAAATTTGAGTTCAAAAATCCacctctcatatatatatatataatccatacTGCATTTCCtcgcattattattttttttttttttgaaaaagttgtacttcatctcattttttgtttgataaaaataactttttttttttttgctcttacAATTTTCCTGTCTTTATAAATCATTTATCTCGTACAacattgtttatttttgtttattcaactatagatcttaaaaaaattataagtgtggtttatttttggagatgaaaattatattttggtaGTCGGatatttatacttaaaaatagactaatagtttgaGAGTAAAGtgtggtttttttattttcatttaatttttttaattattttcttattatcaggaattaaatttattctttaattcttttattttattattcattttattcatctttgtaTCACATGTTAgtcacatatttttatttctttatgtatTACTATAAATACTATGACGCCCCCAATCCCCGCTAAGGATGGAatggagacttagagcgtcgggacatgcaatacaacgTTACATACCCACGTTCATGACAGTCAATATGCAATGCAttctagtatgcaactagcaatatgcaataatcgcagcggaaataaaatgttaaggtgaaaaatatgccagaataactaaaacatcccaaattcattagataatcatcatgatCGAAATTTTAAAGTAGTATAGatttatatacaaagtcatatcattctcttaatgcgatctaaagcataaaggacttgggctatgaatatcaaaattaagtccagcttcctcTCCAGATCCAACTCCTCCTCAGTCATGCGAATCCAGTGCTCCTTCAATCTTGTCCTAGTCGATtcttgacacaacttctatcattccgagtaaAATAATAGGGGACccataaaagggtgagatttactcgaacTCTCAGTAAATTAAACAACTAATTGacacaaaattaaatcaatcataaaaaaatgatagatatgcaatgcatgagatgtgaAAAAATCAGTATGCATATCTCCTTTCCAGATtctcaacatctttttttttttaaatatggggACACGGGTTTTTACTTAATAAGTAACTTCGTCATCATTTTGATAAGAcataacattttcataaaaattttatcataaactttcattatcatagacttacataattatcttaattaataacataatgcgtggtaatgtcacagttcCTCATATATACTGTGAGTACCTGCAGGTGACCGTAGTATATACGAAACTACGTTGTCAATAGACTCAttatcaatgcattggtaaataacataacatcataaaaattataacatgtacacccaccagcgttaggtgtcataacatgttgactttgctccggcgttctttaaaaagaactcatttgAAACTTGTTGACTGTTCTTTATCAATTCatgggttaccactccattattaaacactccagagtggacaaaggagttccactagaataatTCCTCATCCCGACCATTGAGGTcgtgataaaaattattttcatgctatgcttttaaaaaaatatatttttcatgacatgtgcatatatagtaaatttcatataaaaatgaaatttataaatgtaatatgcaaaaatggtgaaaatgtcatatattatgtaagtatgcactgaaaatgtcatatattatgtaagtatgcactcaatatttcatataacatgataatttatgctcaaaatgataattgaagaataaatgaagcatttatcaataattcgtaagaaatttattaaggtgtaagttagaagccaacttacaaacttccggaGAAATTCGAAATTAGCGTCTTAGCTGCATAAATCGTGTGTATattaagttaggattaatactcttatggataggttcaaaatcaaaggcttcaaaaattagatatttacaaaactactcctagactttcaaaaaattgtcatttaggccctaaattttcactaattgcaaatgaattccaaatttcatggacttcatatttttggcattctaaaatcatctatgcCCTTAGATTTCCAAGATTCAAAGTGGAACTTTTCCAATTAGtctcaacccgtggcatgcatcctagttgatacctatgtgtattttcaactattgatctctatgaatgcatgcatgtgagattttctttaatcattaatgatcactaacatctttagggaaattatgaagtctaatccttgagtaatcaagttcattCCAACACTTagtcaaagctaagaaatccttaatcaccaatatgcttaaaaccgattcatgcttgatgatcaaaacaagatagatttaaaacctatcatgacatgcttctaatcacaaatttaaccttccataatcatgttaggatatttatagatcatatcaaatcatacttaGGACATGTTATAGCTAAACTTCCAATTAAATACATTCAATCActcaaaccttcctttaattaacccagttttgcattaagcatcataacgttctcaaaactcaaccaaattttgtaccaacacttggaaacaaagttTGACATGCTAGATAAGATCAAAAGGaataaaacttacaaattttgtgGCCTTCCAAGCTCTCTAGACTACCTTACACAAGAatactcaagaactcaccaaaactcactcggtttgcactcttttgatctctaagagggggaaatgctctcaaggctcaagatgatgcttggagCTATAGTGTGGGTGAAATTAGAAGGGaagggaagtatttataggtggccaagaggtgagggacgttggcttgggtgcttggtgattgaGTGAAGTAGGAGGTGCTTAAATCTAGAAGatttccagatttgcttgcatgagcttaggtcacttgtgcataatggaatagtgccctaaaccaccatcatttcctcaccacagtagctgcaagggtcttgtagatgactccaggtcgtggggcatcatttggatggcagaagatccctcaaaccactcTTGAAAACAGGTGGATGAAGATGGTTTTGTAGTGGCAGAAAATCAATTcggttttggatctttttggacagcaaaaatgagtcaaaatccttcatgatggtcatgggacttcttggtaattgggtggagaaggaggtggcgtGGGGTAGTGTtgcaaaccatggcaggaggctggttcaaactcaatctcattggttcctacacaaactagaccaaggtgcacccggtttggttctttgagttggttgatgcaaccaattttgTCCAAGGTTCAAAATAAGTTTTGGAGGGTCTCATAAGGTGTTTAAAtaccatattacccttgagaataaaccacaaaaatgttggacccaagggcaaaacagtccaagcattacacagggcaatgcacaaaatcGATTAAAGCATAGTTTaggcttgttatgtcattttttcttaatgacaagTGGAATGGTTTAGTTAGGGTATTAACATGttctaatcatggtttaaggaagtattaattcaagaaa
This window of the Juglans regia cultivar Chandler chromosome 12, Walnut 2.0, whole genome shotgun sequence genome carries:
- the LOC108992475 gene encoding electron transfer flavoprotein-ubiquinone oxidoreductase, mitochondrial isoform X2; this translates as MLRLLSISSKSSSLRKPNSSFSYTSSYLHTHLCNSARPTSSPQSTSCISTGPSESLINHSSFANLTRPPNGYSFFHRLERNFGSFSSQIGFRTGFSCGYWLNCANLRIFERNGGAFLSVHGSVGRLRSFSSESDRESMEYDVVIVGAGPAGLSAAIRLKQICSEKGVDLSVCVVEKGPEVGAHILSGNVFEPRALDELLPQWKQEEAPINVPVSSDKFWYLTKNRAISLPCPFNNKGNYVISLSQLVRWMGMKAEELGVEIYPGFAVSEILYDANNKVIGIATNDMGVAKDGSKKETFQRGVELKGKITLLAEGCRGSLSEKIMKKYNLREKVHAQHQTYALGIKEVWEIEKGKHNPGAVLHTLGWPLDQKTYGGSFLYHLSDSQIAIGFVVALNYHNPFLNPYEEFQKFKHHPAIKSLLEGGSILQYGARTLNEGGYQSIPYPVFPGGAIIGCSAGFLNVPKIKGTHMAMKSGMLAAEATFDALHEGSNMETYWDALQNSWVWEELYRARNYRPAFEYGLIPGLAMSALEHYILRGKSPLTLKHGKPDHEATKEQYKS